One Myxocyprinus asiaticus isolate MX2 ecotype Aquarium Trade chromosome 20, UBuf_Myxa_2, whole genome shotgun sequence genomic region harbors:
- the LOC127410983 gene encoding fos-related antigen 2-like isoform X1, producing the protein MYQDYVGTYDTSSRGSSSSPAHPDTSPIPVSNYQKYRVDMPGSSSAFIPTINAITTSQDLQWMVQPTVITSMSNPYSRPHPYHLSVSSGPGLLGHTGLSRPGVIRSIGDARGRRKRDEQLTPEEEEKRRVRRERNKLAAAKCRNRRRELTEMLQGETEKLEEEKADLQKEIETLQKEKDKLEFMLVAHNPVCKLPPEELHQRSHSQQCAPLPLTMRPNLGSRGPMNILNPVVVKQEPLEEDDEEEDGKVQHSVIKPICLGAGMFCSDGDSLNTPVVAASTPVSTPSNPSLIFTYPSMLEPDSPSPSSESCSKAHRRSSSSGDQSSDSLNSPTLLAL; encoded by the exons ATGTACCAGGATTACGTCGGGACATACGACACATCCTCCCGCGGCAGCAGCAGCTCACCGGCGCACCCGGACACCAGCCCCATCCCTGTCTCCAACTACCAG AAGTACAGAGTAGACATGCCTGGCTCTAGCAGTGCCTTTATTCCAACCATTAATGCCATAACGACCAGTCAGGACTTGCAGTGGATGGTTCAGCCCACAGTAATCACCTCCATGTCTAACCCATATTCGCGGCCTCACCCGTACCACTTGTCTGTGTCAAGTGGCCCAGGCCTCCTCGGCCACACAGGCCTCTCACGGCCAGGGGTCATCCGGTCCATCGGCGACGCCCGTGGACGACGCAAGAGAGATGAGCAG CTCACCCCAGAAGAAGAAGAGAAACGGAGAGTAAGGCGAGAAAGAAACAAACTTGCGGCAGCAAAATGCCGGAATCGTAGGAGAGAACTGACCGAGATGCTGCAAGGG gagACAGAGAAGTTAGAGGAGGAGAAGGCTGACCTGCAGAAAGAAATCGAAACACTGCAGAAGGAAAAGGACAAGTTGGAGTTTATGTTGGTGGCCCACAATCCAGTATGCAAGCTGCCTCCTGAAGAACTCCACCAGAGATCTCACTCCCAGCAGTGCGCGCCCCTTCCTCTGACCATGCGCCCCAACCTTGGGTCCCGGGGCCCAATGAACATCCTCAACCCAGTGGTGGTGAAGCAGGAGCCTTTGGAGGAAGATGACGAAGAGGAGGATGGAAAAGTGCAGCATTCTGTCATTAAGCCGATCTGCCTGGGTGCCGGAATGTTTTGTTCGGATGGAGACAGTCTAAACACACCTGTGGTCGCTGCTTCCACCCCGGTGTCCACACCCAGCAACCCCAGCCTCATCTTCACTTACCCCAGTATGCTGGAGCCCGATAGCCCTTCACCCTCTTCGGAGTCCTGCTCCAAAGCCCACCGGCGCAGCAGTAGTAGTGGCGATCAGTCCTCGGATTCCCTCAATTCTCCCACCCTGCTTGCGCTTTGA
- the LOC127410983 gene encoding fos-related antigen 2-like isoform X2, with amino-acid sequence MPGSSSAFIPTINAITTSQDLQWMVQPTVITSMSNPYSRPHPYHLSVSSGPGLLGHTGLSRPGVIRSIGDARGRRKRDEQLTPEEEEKRRVRRERNKLAAAKCRNRRRELTEMLQGETEKLEEEKADLQKEIETLQKEKDKLEFMLVAHNPVCKLPPEELHQRSHSQQCAPLPLTMRPNLGSRGPMNILNPVVVKQEPLEEDDEEEDGKVQHSVIKPICLGAGMFCSDGDSLNTPVVAASTPVSTPSNPSLIFTYPSMLEPDSPSPSSESCSKAHRRSSSSGDQSSDSLNSPTLLAL; translated from the exons ATGCCTGGCTCTAGCAGTGCCTTTATTCCAACCATTAATGCCATAACGACCAGTCAGGACTTGCAGTGGATGGTTCAGCCCACAGTAATCACCTCCATGTCTAACCCATATTCGCGGCCTCACCCGTACCACTTGTCTGTGTCAAGTGGCCCAGGCCTCCTCGGCCACACAGGCCTCTCACGGCCAGGGGTCATCCGGTCCATCGGCGACGCCCGTGGACGACGCAAGAGAGATGAGCAG CTCACCCCAGAAGAAGAAGAGAAACGGAGAGTAAGGCGAGAAAGAAACAAACTTGCGGCAGCAAAATGCCGGAATCGTAGGAGAGAACTGACCGAGATGCTGCAAGGG gagACAGAGAAGTTAGAGGAGGAGAAGGCTGACCTGCAGAAAGAAATCGAAACACTGCAGAAGGAAAAGGACAAGTTGGAGTTTATGTTGGTGGCCCACAATCCAGTATGCAAGCTGCCTCCTGAAGAACTCCACCAGAGATCTCACTCCCAGCAGTGCGCGCCCCTTCCTCTGACCATGCGCCCCAACCTTGGGTCCCGGGGCCCAATGAACATCCTCAACCCAGTGGTGGTGAAGCAGGAGCCTTTGGAGGAAGATGACGAAGAGGAGGATGGAAAAGTGCAGCATTCTGTCATTAAGCCGATCTGCCTGGGTGCCGGAATGTTTTGTTCGGATGGAGACAGTCTAAACACACCTGTGGTCGCTGCTTCCACCCCGGTGTCCACACCCAGCAACCCCAGCCTCATCTTCACTTACCCCAGTATGCTGGAGCCCGATAGCCCTTCACCCTCTTCGGAGTCCTGCTCCAAAGCCCACCGGCGCAGCAGTAGTAGTGGCGATCAGTCCTCGGATTCCCTCAATTCTCCCACCCTGCTTGCGCTTTGA
- the LOC127410942 gene encoding molybdenum cofactor biosynthesis protein 1-like isoform X2, with protein MALHCSRLGRLIIGAHAATEACSRRAVRQLCGGYKVCRWYCGVTYDEKRLEQVCMSDSTCTSAQVRELAHLGGRRQVLKDVLPFSAFLTDSFGRRHNYLRISLTEKCNLRCQYCMPEEGVKLTPRSQLITTEEVLTLARLFVQEGVNKIRLTGGEPLIRPDVLHIITELRKLEGLKTIAVTTNGMNLARLLPGLKKAGVDLLNISLDSLVPAKFEFIVRRKGFHKVMESIEKAIEMGYNPVKVNCVVMRGLNEDELLDFVALTERKTLDVRFIEYMPFDGNRWNFKKMVSYQEMLDCIKQKWPNLESVPGEETDTAKAFRVPGFQGQLGFITSMSDHFCGSCNRLRITADGNLKVCLFGNAEVSLRDCLRSGASEEELLHIIGAAVGRKKKQHAGMFNISQMKNRPMILIGG; from the exons ATGGCCTTACACTGCAGCAGACTCGGCCGCCTTATCATAGGAGCACACGCCGCGACTGAGGCCTGCTCAAGGCGGGCAGTTCGACAGTTGTGTGGGGGATATAAAGTGTGTCGATGGTATTGTGGTGTCACTTATGATGAGAAGAGACTGGAGCAGGTGTGTATGTCAGACTCTACCTGCACATCTGCACAG GTCCGAGAGCTTGCGCATCTAGGTGGTCGTAGGCAAGTCCTGAAAGATGTCCTGCCATTCTCAGCATTCCTGACGGACTCTTTTGGACGTAGGCATAATTACCTCCGCATTTCCCTCACGGAGAAATGTAACCTCCGCT GTCAGTACTGTATGCCTGAGGAGGGAGTAAAACTCACCCCTCGCTCTCAGCTCATAACAACAGAAGAGGTGCTGACGTTAGCCAGACTCTTTGTACAAGAGGGGGTGAACAAGATACGCCTGACTGGAGGAGAACCCCTCATTCGGCCAGACGTTCTACATATAATTA CGGAACTGAGGAAGTTGGAAGGTCTGAAGACCATCGCAGTGACCACTAATGGCATGAATTTAGCCCGACTGTTGCCTGGTCTTAAGAAAGCTGGAGTGGATCTTCTCAACATCAGCCTGGACTCTCTAGTACCTGCCAAATTTGAGTTCATCGTTAGACGCAAAG GCTTTCATAAAGTGATGGAAAGTATTGAGAAGGCCATAGAAATGGGCTACAATCCAGTCAAG GTGAACTGTGTGGTCATGAGAGGTCTCAACGAAGATGAGCTCCTGGACTTTGTGGCACTAACAGAAAGGAAAACCTTGGATGTGAGATTCATTGAGTACATGCCTTTTGATG GTAACAGATGGAACTTCAAGAAGATGGTGAGTTATCAGGAGATGTTGGACTGTATAAAGCAGAAGTGGCCCAATCTGGAGTCTGTGCCTGGAGAAGAAACAGACACGGCCAAG GCTTTTAGAGTGCCAGGGTTTCAGGGCCAGCTGGGTTTCATTACCTCAATGTCAGACCATTTCTGCGGCTCCTGCAACCGCCTGCGCATCACAGCCGACGGCAACCTTAAG GTGTGTTTATTTGGGAACGCGGAGGTGTCTTTGAGGGATTGCTTACGCTCTGGTGCATCTGAAGAGGAACTGCTACACATCATTGGGGCTGCGGTGGGGAGGAAGAAGAAACAGCATGCAG GGATGTTCAATATATCTCAGATGAAGAACAGGCCGATGATCCTCATTGGTGGGTGA